A region of the Corynebacterium falsenii genome:
GCAGTGTGGGCTGCTGCTGCGCGGCGTGGAGCCACTGCTGTTGGGAGTATGGCATGGCTACAGTGCCTCCTGGATTTTCTGTTGCAGCTCGGCCTCGGAATCAAAGGTCTGCGCGAAGGTGGCCGCGCGGGTGCCGTCTGCGCGGTAGACGATGGTCACGGGCACGACCTTGGGGATCCCCGTGGCGGCGTCGAAGGTGTGGTTGGAGTCCTGGTAGCTCGCCAGGTCGGTGACGTTGAGTGTTTTGAGCAGATCAGCGCCGGCCTGAGCCTTGGCATCGAGGTGCACGCCCACCACGTTCCACTGCGGGTTGTCCTGCGCGAGCTGCTGGATGATCGGCAGTTCCTCGCGGCAGGGACCGCACCACCACGCCCAGACGTTGATGACGCTGGGCTTTCCTGCCAGTTGTTCTGCCATGGACGTCTCGGAGGGGGCGTCTCCCTCCGTCAGGCAGGGCAGTCGGACATCCCGCAGTTCGGCAGTGGGGCTGGGGGTGGCGCCGTTGGTGGGCTTCGGGCAGGCCACCCGGTGCGATACCTCAACGGGACCGGGGGCGGCTGGGGCGCTGGTGGCGTCGGGAGAAGAAGGAGCGGACTGGGGCTCGGACAGGGACGGGGCAGATGTGGCTGGTGTTGACGAGGACGACGACGCATCGTCGCTGGACATCAGCGTGGTGAGCAGCGGAATGCTCGCGACAACTAGCCCGACGAGCACCGTGATGGTCACGATGATCATGCGGGTGCGGTCGGTCGATGGGGGCGTGTCTGGCTGCTCGCTGGTCGACTCGGTACTCATTGCGTACCTACTCTAATCCGGCGAGAGACAACAGGTGATCCCTGTCCTCCGAGCGGATGAGTTCCATCGCGGCGAGCGGGTCGGCGGGGCCGTCCACCCCGAAGCTCGGGCACTGCTTGGCCAGCAGGCACGCACCGCACGCCGGGCGGCGCGAGTGGCACACACGGCGACCATGGAAGATGGCGCGATGGGAGAACATCGTCCACTCGGCGGGCTCGATGAGATCCATGAGGTCGCGCTCGACTTTCACTGGGTCCTGCTGCTCCGTGAGCATCCAGCGCCGCGCGAGGCGGCCCAGGTGGGTGTCCACGGTGATGCCGGGCACGCCGAACGCGTTGCCGAGCACCACGTTTGCGGTCTTGCGGCCCACGCCGGGGAGCTTCACGAGCTCGTCGAGGGTGCGCGGGACCTCGCCACCGTGCCGGTCGACGATGGCGCTGGCGAGCCCCTGGATGGACCTCGCCTTCGCGCGGAAGAAGCCGGTGGGGCGGATGAGTTCTTCCAGCTCATCGGGGTTGGCCTCCGCATAATCGGCGGCCGTGGGATAGCGGCGGAACAGCTCCGGAGTGACCTGGTTGACGCGCACGTCGGTGCACTGGGCGGATAGGACGGTGGCGACCAGTAGCTCGAGGGGATTGCTAAAGTCCAGCTCGGCGTGGGCATCGGGATAGGCGACGGCCAGCATGCGGTTGA
Encoded here:
- the nth gene encoding endonuclease III, yielding MAPSRTHIAARGKETPLGRKRRARKINRMLAVAYPDAHAELDFSNPLELLVATVLSAQCTDVRVNQVTPELFRRYPTAADYAEANPDELEELIRPTGFFRAKARSIQGLASAIVDRHGGEVPRTLDELVKLPGVGRKTANVVLGNAFGVPGITVDTHLGRLARRWMLTEQQDPVKVERDLMDLIEPAEWTMFSHRAIFHGRRVCHSRRPACGACLLAKQCPSFGVDGPADPLAAMELIRSEDRDHLLSLAGLE
- a CDS encoding TlpA family protein disulfide reductase; the protein is MSTESTSEQPDTPPSTDRTRMIIVTITVLVGLVVASIPLLTTLMSSDDASSSSSTPATSAPSLSEPQSAPSSPDATSAPAAPGPVEVSHRVACPKPTNGATPSPTAELRDVRLPCLTEGDAPSETSMAEQLAGKPSVINVWAWWCGPCREELPIIQQLAQDNPQWNVVGVHLDAKAQAGADLLKTLNVTDLASYQDSNHTFDAATGIPKVVPVTIVYRADGTRAATFAQTFDSEAELQQKIQEAL